One part of the Quercus lobata isolate SW786 chromosome 7, ValleyOak3.0 Primary Assembly, whole genome shotgun sequence genome encodes these proteins:
- the LOC115953797 gene encoding uncharacterized protein LOC115953797, whose product MACVSSSTALAERISGYTALFLAIMLVLSCCESSESEFAVRMVQMQFNKPCDEIYVVGEGETLHTISEKCGDPYIVEENPHIHDPDDVFPGLVIKITPFIDRLLGYQRLGPRSSNLLIL is encoded by the exons ATGGCGTGTGTTTCTTCATCAACTGCCTTGGCTGAGAGGATTTCTGGGTACACTGCTTTGTTCTTGGCAATAATGCTGGTTTTGAGCTGCTGTGAATCGAGTGAAAGTGAGTTTGCTGTTCGGATGGTACAAATGCAATTCAACAAGCCATGCGATGAAATTTATGTGGTTGGTGAAGGAGAGACACTGCACACTATTAGTGAAAAATGTGGGGATCCATATATTGTTGAAGAGAATCCACATATTCATGACCCAGATGATGTTTTCCCTGGCCTGGTTATCAAGATTACTCCTTTCATTGATAG ATTATTGGGCTACCAAAGACTGGGCCCACGGTCTTCTAACCTCTTAATACTCTAG
- the LOC115951274 gene encoding GDSL esterase/lipase At5g03610-like has translation MDAQKLLFTVLCFFLLFLLSGEPVVQARLAHHHHHRLFNFRPSKLFVFGDSYADTGNNKKSEANSWKYPYGITFPGKPAGRYSDGRVLTDFLAKFIGLKSPIPYRLREYGVNDLKYGMNFAFGGTGVFNTLVSDPNMTTQIDFFQELIKTNAFNATDVESSVALVTLSGNDYGAYEVRNGTAQGFPSFITSVVKQLKVNLKRIHGLGVKKIAVTTLQPLGCLPRSTIKSSFQQCNGTENSLVSFHNLLLQQAVAKLNNETKVSTFVILNLYDSFMSVLKNKGDQTGSTKFENPLKPCCGGISSEYYCGSVDVNGTKKYTLCDDPESAFFWDSAHPTQQGWSAVYSALQTTLKHLNY, from the exons ATGGACGCACAAAAGCTCCTCTTCACTGTTCTCTGCTTTTTCCTCTTATTCCTTCTCTCAG GGGAACCAGTCGTACAAGCACGTTTAGctcatcaccaccaccaccgtcTCTTTAATTTTCGTCCATCAAAGCTCTTTGTCTTTGGAGATTCATATGCTGACACTGGTAACAACAAGAAATCTGAAGCTAACTCTTGGAAATACCCTTATGGAATCACTTTTCCTGGAAAACCAGCTGGTCGTTACTCAGATGGCCGTGTCCTCACCGATTTCCTTG CTAAGTTCATAGGTTTGAAGTCTCCAATTCCATACAGATTGAGGGAATATGGGGTCAATGACTTGAAATATGGCATGAACTTTGCTTTTGGAGGCACTGGTGTGTTCAATACGTTGGTTTCAGACCCAAACATGACCACCCAGATTGATTTCTTCCAAGAACTCATCAAAACTAATGCGTTCAACGCTACGGACGTAGAGTCCTCTGTGGCACTCGTCACCTTATCTGGTAATGATTATGGTGCTTACGAGGTTAGGAATGGGACTGCTCAG GGTTTTCCATCCTTCATTACCTCAGTAGTCAAGCAACTTAAAGTCAACTTGAAACGCATTCATGGCTTGGGTGTAAAGAAAATTGCTGTGACAACTTTACAGCCTTTGGGATGTCTCCCTAGGAGCACAATCAAATCCTCATTCCAACAATGCAATGGAACAGAAAACTCACTTGTTAGCTTCCATAACCTTTTGTTGCAGCAAGCTGTGGCAAAGCTGAACAACGAAACCAAAGTTTCTACTTTCGTCATTCTCAATCTTTATGACTCGTTCATGTCCGTATTAAAGAACAAAGGAGACCAGACAG GAAGTACTAAGTTTGAGAACCCACTGAAACCATGTTGTGGTGGTATAAGCAGTGAATATTACTGTGGAAGTGTAGATGTGAATGGGACCAAGAAATACACACTATGTGATGACCCCGAATCAGCATTCTTTTGGGACTCAGCTCATCCTACACAACAAGGATGGAGTGCTGTGTATTCAGCTTTGCAAACCACTCTTAAACACCTTAATTACTAG